Genomic DNA from Mesorhizobium sp. 131-2-1:
AATAAGCTGATTCAGCGCGCAGGCGCGGCAGAAGGCCTGGCCTGGTTCGGTCCGCCAGTTGCAGGCGCATTCGTCGGCATTGGTGCAGTGGAAGACCCCGTCCACGCCCGACAGCGCGAAACGCGCGTGCTCGGGATCATAGAGCACGAGGCTGGCGCAGTTCAGGCACTGGGCGTTCTCGAAATAGAGGCGGTGGCCGCATTGCGGGCAGTCGAACAGCTTCATCTGGCACTCAAACCCATCAGCGCCCGCATATAGGGCGCGGTCGCGCACCACCCAAATGCGTGGCCGGCGCCAGGCGCTCCGGCGCTATTTTGCCGCAAGCGCGGCGACGACCTGCCTGGCCACGCTCTCGCCCGAAAGCCGGGCGCCGCCGCAGGTCTGGATCAGCGGTCCGGCCACGTGCTCGCCGGCGAAGAAGATCCTGTCCGCCACCGGCCGCATCAGCGTGGCGCGCGCCTCCGAGCGTCCCGGCCGCGCCGCGGCATAGGCGCCGCGCACGTAACGTTCGCCGCCCCAATTGGTCATCATGGCGCGTCCGACATGCTTGCGGGTTTCGGCGCCGAAAATGTCGCACAGCCGGTCGACGACGAAATCGATGCCGGCGGCCTCGCCGGCCGCCGACATCTCCCAGGCGAAGTCGCCGCCGACGAAACCGACCATCAGGTCGAGGTCGAAGGGAAAGCAGAGGAAATAGATGTCGTGCCTGGCCAGCCGCTCGATCAGCAAATCGTCGAAGGGCTGCAGGCCGAGCCGCGTTCCGCTGATCTCGACCGGCAATTTGGTCAGCATGCCCATCGGCAGATCGAAAAAAGCGGAAAAATGCGCGTCGGGAAGCGCCGGCGAGAATGCGATCTCCTCGAAGGCGAGCACGGCGGGCGAGGCGGTGACGATGACCGCTTTGGCGCGGATCGTGCCGCGATCGGTGACGCAGGCGACGTCCGGCCCGTTCCAGAAGATCCTGCGCACCGGGGTCGACAATTCGACCGGCACGTCGGCGCCGAAACGCGCCACCAGCGCGCCGAAGCCTTCCTTGCTGAAATAGTTGGGGTCGAGATCGGCGGCGGCCTGGAAATCCAGGATCGAAATCTCGTCCTCGTCGGCGCCGAAGTCCATCGGCCCGGCGAAGGTGGCGGCGGCGCGCGGCGCCCGGCCCCTGGCGAGCAGCGCCGAAAGCCGGTCGTCGTCGCCGTCCTCGACCTTATGCGCGGCGAGCAATTCGAACAGCCGCGCGTCGGCTGCCTTCATCTCGGACTCTTCCGCCTCGCTCGCCTTGCGCTGGCGGTAATAGAGATGATCGACATTCATGTCGTGGTGATAGAGCGTCCAGCCGGCGGCCTGCGCCTCGGGAAAATAGGGGTTGCGGTCCGCCGCATGCAGCCAGGCGCAGCCGATGTCGAAGGGCACGCCGAAATGCCGGTCGCTGGTCCAAGCGCGGCCGCCGATGCGGTCCATCGCTTCGAGGAGTTTGAAGGAAAGGCCGGCGGCGCGCAGGTTTTTCGCGGCTGAGAGCCCGGCAGAGCCGGCCCCGATGATCACGACATCAACATCGCTCATGTGTATCGAGCCCCCCGCCACAATAAATACTTGATCGTAGGCAAATTCCGCTTCATTGGCCAGCATCGAGCAGCCAGTTCAGCCGCGAGGGGGGCGGTGACAACCGGGCGTTTCACTGGCAAATTCGCAACCGGGACGTGATTCAGGCGATCAGGAGAGAACGATATGGCATTTCTTGCCAAGGGAAAGATTTTTGCCGCCGTGGTAACGGCGGTGCTTGCGCTGGCGACGGGCGCGCAGGCAGCGGCCAGTTGCGGCAAGAACGGCGCCGGCTTCGAGGCCTGGAAGCAGGGGTTTGCCGCGCAGGCCCAGGCCGAAGGTGTCGGCGCTAGGGGGCTGGCCGCTCTGGCTGGCGCGACCTACGCAACGAGGACGATCTCAGCCGACCGCGCCATCCACAAGGCGTTCAGCGGCTCGGTGGAAGATTTCATGAAGCGCCGCGGCGCTTCCGCGATCATCTCCAAGGGCCGTTCACTGAAGAAGTCGAACGCGGCGCTGTTCGACAAGATCGAAGCGACCTACGGCGTGCCGCCGGGTGTGTTGCTCGCCATCTGGGGCATGGAGACCGGCTTCGGCGCTGCCATGGGCAACCAGAACACGGTCTCCGCCATTGTGACGCTCACCTATGATTGCCGGCGGCCGGACTATTTTTACCCGCATGCCATTGCGGCCCTGAAGCTGGTCGATCGCGGGTCATTGACCGCCGCGTCGGTCGGCGCCATGCATGGTGAGATCGGCCACACGCAGTTCCTGCCCGGGAATGTCTTGAAGTATGGCGTCGGCAACGGAAATCTGCGCGACAGGAACACCGCGCTCGCTTCCACCGCCAACTACCTCAAGGGTCATGGCTGGCAGGCCGGCGCGAGCTACCAGGCGAATATGGGCGCCATTGCCGGCTGGAACTCCGCAAGCGTCTATCAGCAGGCCATTGCCCGCATCGCGGAGGCGATCGACGGCAACTGATGCCATCTCCTTTCCACGGAAAGCCCGGCCATGCGCCGGGCTTTTTGTTTGGGGAGCAGGGCTAACTCAATCACTCGGAACGACCAATTCGATCTCAATAATGCGCGTAGCCGCTCAACGGGCATTTCTGGGAAATGGGAACCTGGAAGCTGCCGTCAATGCCGCTGCAGTTGCGGAATTTGGACGACCGCGGCGCCGTAGCCGGCTTTGAGCTGGCCTTAGTGTCCTTTTTGGTGGGTTCGTCGAAATGCGCGTAGCCGCTCAACGGGCATTTCTGGGAAGCGGGAACCTGGAATGGCCCATCGAATCCGTTGCAGGTACGGAACTTGGACGTCGGCTCCGCCAGGGCCTGCGAGAACTGGCATCCGCCGAAGACGACTGCCGCCGAAAGCAATAGAAAAATACGGTTCTTCACTGTCGAAGTCCCTCCATTCCACCACAACACCAGAAGACCTGCCATGCGCCGGGCCTTCCGTTCATGGGTCAAAGCCCAATCGCTCACTCTCAATAATGCGCGTAGCCGCTCAACGGGCATTTCTGGGAAATGGGAACCTGGAAAGCGCCGTCAATACCGCTGCAGTTGCGGTAGCTGGACGACCGTGGCGCCGGGGTTTGCCTGGGCGCAGCCGCCTTTGACTTGCCCTTGATGACCAACCAGATCTCGGTCGGCTGGTCGAGCTGCAACCTGTTTATGTCGGAGTAGCTGATGCGGCCGCTGCGCACTCCTTCGGCGAGGCGCTGGCAGAACAGGGCAGGCATGCGCTCCAGCGAGACACCTATAAAAGAGGCGATATCGTGCTTGAGCGTGATGTTCCATGCGCGGGCTTCGGCGATGCAGCCGTCCAAATTCGGCTTGGGCTCACGCTTCGCGGCCGCCTGTGAGGGCTGGCACACAGCGAAGGCGACAGCAGTCGCCAGCAGAACAAAAATACCTTTTTTCACTATCAAACCCCCGTCGATCCCAGGCGGAACTTAGATGAAGCGATCGAAAGGTCAAATAGGAACTTCATTGGGCCGTCGTTATTTTCCTTATATTAGAAGCTAGAAATAGAGAACCCGGCGTCTCCGCCGGGTTTCTTGAGATGTTTCGGCTTTCGTGAAATCGCTACAAGCGTGCCAGGCCGCCATGTCAGCCCTTGCGCGTGCGCGCCGCGAGCGTCCTCAGCCGGAGCGCATTGAGGCGGATAAAGCCGGCGGCGTCCTTCTGGTCGTAGGCGCCGCGATCGTCCTCGAAGGTGACCAGCGCATCGGAATAGAGCGTCTTCTTCGACTTGCGGCCGGTGACGATGACATTGCCCTTGTAGAGCTTCAGCCGCACCGTGCCTTCAACGTCCTCCTGGCTCTTGTCGATCATCGCCTGCAGCATCAGCCGCTCGGGCGAGAACCAGAAGCCGTTGTAGATCAGCTCGGCATAGCGCGGCATGAACTCGTCCTTGAGGTGGGCGGCACCGCGGTCGAGCGTGATCGATTCGATCGCCCGGTGGGCGGCGATCAGGATGGTGCCGCCGGGCGTCTCGTAGACGCCGCGCGACTTCATGCCGACGAAGCGGTTCTCGACGAGGTCAAGCCGGCCGATGCCGTTGTCGCGGCCGAGGTCGTTGAGCGCGGCGAGCATGGTTGCCGGCGACAGCTTCTTGCCGTTGAGCGCGATCGGATCGCCCTTGAGGAACTCGATCTCGATCTCGGTGACGACGTCGGGCGCATCCATCGGCGAGACGGTGCGCTGGTGGACGAATTCCGGCGGCTCGGTCCACGGATCCTCCAGCACCTTGCCCTCGGAGGAGGAGTGCAAAAGGTTGGCGTCGACCGAGAACGGCGCGTCGCCGCGCTTGTCCTTCGGCACCGGGATCTGGTGCTGCTCGGCGAAATTGAGCAGGTCGGTGCGCGACTTGAACGACCAATCGCGCCACGGCGCGATGACCTTGATGTCGGGGTTCAGCGCGTAAGCCGACAGCTCGAAACGGACCTGGTCGTTGCCCTTGCCGGTGGCGCCGTGGGCGATGGCGTCGGCGCCGGTCTCCCTGGCGATCTCGACGAGGTGCTTGGAGATCAGCGGCCGCGCGATCGAAGTGCCGAGCAGGTAGGTGCCTTCATAGACGGCATTGGCGCGGAACATCGGGAAGACGAAGTCGGCGACGAATTCCTCGCGGACATCGACGATGCGGATGTCCTTGATGCCCATCATCTCGGCCTTCTTGCGCGCCGGCTCCAGCTCGCCGCCCTGGCCGAGGTCGGCGGTGAAGGTGACGACCTCTGCGCCGAGCTCGGTCTGCAGCCACTTCAGGATGATGGAGGTGTCGAGGCCGCCGGAATAGGCGAGCACGACTTTCTTCACGTTCTTGGTCTTGGACATTTTTGGCGGTTCCGCAGGGAAAGGTTTCGCGGGCGAGGTATCACGGCGTTTCCGGGCTGCGCAAGAGACGAACGGCCTTTGATAGCCGCAAACGCTGGACCAGACGCCACGCCGCCCAGCTTCTGGCGAGGGTGAAAGGGCTGCGTTATAGGCTTTCGCGATCCTTCTCTCGGGGCGCGCGCGACCGATGTCCTTCATTCCCGATACAGCGACGCTGATCCAGTTCGCCGTCGCCACGGTGATCCTGGCGATCACGCCAGGACCGGACATGACGCTGTTCGTGTCGCGGACGCTGAGCCAGGGCCGCGCCACCGGCTTTGCCTCGTTGGCGGGCGCGCTGTGCGGCACGCTGGTCCATACCACGCTGGTGGCGGTCGGCGTCTCGGCGCTGATCGTCGCCTCGCCGACGGCCTTCTTCATCCTGAAGATCTTCGGCGCCGGCTACCTCGTCTTCCTGGCCTGGCAGGCGGTCGCCAAGGGCTCGGCCTTCTCGCCCGAGAAGCAGGCCGGGCCGCAGATATCGCTGTTCCGCAGCTGGGCGTCAGGGCTCGGCGTCAATTTGCTCAACCCGAAGATCATCCTGTTCTTCATGACGTTTTTGCCGCAATTCGTCTCCGCGCATGACCCGAGCGCGCCCGGGAAGCTATTCTTCCTCGGCGTCATGTTCATGGTGCTATCGACCCCGGTGGTGGTGCCGATGGTGCTGGCGGCGGAGAAGTTTTCGGCGGCGATGAAGGCGAGCCCGCGGGTGACTCGGATGGTCGACTATCTGTTCGGCGGTGTGTTTTCGGCCTTCGCGCTCAAGATCCTGACGGCCCAGGCGAAATAGGCTCGCTCTCGCGCCAGCTGCCCGCCCAGCGGCCGGCGGCGAGCCAGTAGAAGATGCCGCCGACCATGCCGGAGCCGATCACCGCCAGAATGGCGCTGGTGTCGGTGATGGCGAAATCGGCATCGGCGCTCTGACGGACGAAACCGAGGAAGGCCGCGGCGACGACGCCGCCGGCAATTGCATAGAACAGCCAGTCGCGCCGTCCAAGGATTTCGGCTGCAAGGATGGCGACGGCAGCCGGCATGAAGGCGAAATAGGCGACGAACAGCGCCACGAAAGGGATCGAGAAATAGAGCGAGGCGGTCGCCGTCGGATGGGCCTGGTCGGGCGTATAGCCGAGCGAGGCCAGGAACAGCACGTTGAGGAAGGCGCTGGCGGCCAGCGAGGCGACGAGATAGCCGATCAGGATGACGGCGAAGCGGACGAGATAGGCGACGAGGCGGCTCACGCCTCGCCGTGCCCCGCGATCATCATCGCTTCCAGCGCCAGCCGGTCTACCTTGCGCATGCGCTCCGATTCCGATTTCAGCTGGCCGCAGGCGGCGAGGATGTCGCGGCCGCGCGGCGTGCGGATCGGCGAGGCGTAGCCGGCATTGTTGATGTAGTCGGCGAATTTCTCGATCGTCTCCCAGTCCGAGCACTGGTAGTTGGTGCCCGGCCACGGGTTGAACGGGATCAGGTTGATCTTGGCCGGAATGCCCTTGAGCAGCTTGATCAGGCCCTTGGCGTCCTCGATGGAATCGTTGACGTCCTTCAGCATCACATATTCGAAGGTGATGCGCTTGGCGTTGGAGAGGCCGGGATAGGCGCGGCACGCCGCGATCAACTCCTTCAGCGGATACTTCTTGTTGATCGGCACCAGCAGGTCGCGCAGATCGTCATTGGTGGCATGCAGCGAGATCGCCAGCATGACGCCGATCTCCTCGCCGGTGCGGAAGATCTCCGGCACCACGCCGGAAGTCGAGAGCGTGATGCGGCGCTTGGACAGTGACAGGCCGTCGCCGTCGGAGGCGATCAGCAGCGCCTTCTTCACCGCCTCGAAATTGTAGAGCGGCTCGCCCATGCCCATCATGACGATGTTGGACACCTTGCGGCCCTCGGCCGGCACGATGGCGCCGTCGGGCGTGTCGCGGTCGGGGAAGTCGCCCAGCCGGTCACGCGCGGTGAGCAACTGCGCCAGGATCTCCTCAGCAGTGAGATTGCGCACCAGCTTCTGCGTGCCGGTGTGGCAGAAAGAGCAGGTCAGTGTGCAGCCGACCTGCGATGAGATGCAGAGCGTGCCGCGGCCTTCCTCGGGGATGTAGACGGTCTCGATCTCGACCGGGCGGCCGGCGCCGCGCGGCGGAAAGCGGAACAGCCATTTGCGGGTGCCGTCTTCGGAAATCTGCTCCTCGACGATCTCGGGCCGGGCGACGGTGAAATGCTTGTCGAGCTCGGCGCGCAGGTCCTTGGAGATGTTGAACATGCCGGCAAAGTCGGAGACGCCGCGCACATACATCCAGTGCCAGAGCTGCTGGGCGCGCATCTTCGCCTGGCGTTCCGGCACGATGCCGGCCTCGACGAGGGCGGCGCCGAGCTCGGCGCGGGTGAGGCCGATCAGCGATGGCTTTTCGGCGGACGTGGCGCTGGCGCGCAAGGCGTCACGCGCGCCTTCGGCGGTAAGGTCAAGCGAAAGGGTCATGGTTGCGCCAATATAAGCGGTTTGCGGCCGATTTCAGCATCGTGCCCGAAATGAAGCGCGGCGCATAGCACAGGTTAAGGGCGGAGTCATGCGGGGCGGGGCGCGGCTGGCCGGTCGTGCCGTCGTTCGCTCAACCGCTGTGAGGCGGCGTCGCATCCCTCCCACTGCGGAGATCGATCACATATTCGTGTTGGCGTAACGACCCAAGGCGCCTTCGCGAACCCTGAAAGGGGCAACTATGCCCCTGCAAAATGGGAGTATGCGGAATGCATTCGATCAAGCTTGTTGTCATCGCCGGCCTCCTCGGCCTTTCCGCGGTACAGGCATTTGCCGAAGACACGATGGGCACGATGACTATGATGAAGGCTGGCCAGGTGACGGCGATCACGCCCGACGGCCATATGGGCACCATGATGCCGGACGCCAAGATGAGCGCCGAGATGATGAAGATGGCGAAGCCGATCAAGCATTGCATGATGATGATGACCGACGCCAAGGGCAAAGCCTACATGATCGATACGTCGACCAAGAAGGCTCAGGCCGAATGTGAAAAAATGGCCATGTGAGGCTCGAATCTCGCCTGACATTCCCGCCGGCAGGGTCGGCGGGCCGATATTGAACGCATGCACGGTCGCGACCAGACCTCGTTGTCTTGATCGACGCTCAGCCTGTGCTAGCGCTGGGTGCGGCCGATCTCGCACGAACCGCTGTATCTCGCGCACCGTCCAGCGTGTTTGTCGCCGAGGCGATCAGGCGGCGCCGGGCGGAGGAACGCCACCTCAAAACAAAAGGCCGGACCCTGCGGCCGGCCTTTCGTCAAACCTGGTACGTTGCCTACTTGCACTTGGCGATCGAGGCCAGCGCGGCCGAGATGCCCTTCAGCGAGAAGACGTAGGAGGTGGGGTTGCCCCGACCGGACTTGGCCGACACCTTCATGTCGGTGCCGGTCTTCATGGCAGCGATCAGCACCGGCTCTTCCGCCGCGTTCTCGACCCAGGCCGACTTGCCGCGCGTGAACATCGAGAAGGTCTTCTTGTCGATGGTGACGGTGGCCTTGGAGCCTTCCTGGAAATTGTAGCCGGCGATGAACTGCGGCTCGTAGGACACCTGCTGTCCCGGCCGCTGGCTGACGAAGAAGAACATGTCGCCATGGTCGAGCGTCGGTGGCTGCTTGTCGGTCGGCACGGTGAGCACGTAGCAGACCTTGCCGCCGGATGCCTGGTAGCTGTAGGTGCCCCAGGCATTGTGCTGGCCGATCTTGGTCGCCGACTGCGCCAGCGCCGGCGCCGCCAGGGCCACCAGGACCAGGCTGGAAACTGTAGCAATCAATCCGCGCATCGTTTTTCCCGTATTCCAAATGGTGCGGCGGCAGGCCGTTGCGGCGTCCTGCCCGTCGCTTCATTTTGATTTAATCAGGGTTACCAAACGGTGAATTTTCCTCAAGAAAAGGACCCTCACCCCAGGAAACCGCCGCCATCCCCGCGCCGTCACCTCAAAGGCGGCAGGCGGGGCGTCCCTGCGCCGACTTGGAGGCCACGAAAACGGCAAGAGTTTGTCTTTTCAAACGGCGCTCGCGCGGCGTCTGCGTCAGCTCTTGTCGGCGATCGCCTGCTTGGCAGCAAGCCTGTGTGCTGGAGTGATGTGGGCGCTGACGGCGGTGATCGCGGCGGTCAGCACGGCGATGTCATCGGTGAAACCGAGGCCGAGGACGAAATCCGGGATGAAGTCCACCGGCAGCACGAAATAGCCGAGCGCGGCCACCAGGATGCCCTTGGCGCGCAGCGGCGTGTCCTTGTCCATGGCGCAGTAATAGGCGGCGACCACCTCTTCCATGAACGGGATCTGCCGGGCGGCCTTCTTGGCCGTGCGCCAGAATTTCTCGCGCACCTCGCTCTCGCCGGCGAGCTTGTCGCCAAAGCCGAAGAAATCAAAACCAGGTTGTCGCGCCATCTGTTTCTCCTTGGGCCGCGCGCTTGCTTCGGTGCGCGGCCGCCGGGAAAAATGTGGTGAAAGCGCCGGTCCGCTACAAGAGTTCAGCCGCCGAAATAGCGGTTCATCTTCTTCGCCAGCTCGATGTCGAGCGCGGTGACGCCGCCGGAATCATGTGTGTTCAGGGTGACATCCACCGTCTTGTAAACGTTCGACCAATCGGGATGATGGTCCATCTTTTCCGCCGCCAGCGCCACACGAGTCATGAAGGCGAAGGCCTCGGAGAAGTTCTTGAAGACGAAGCTGCGCTTGATCGAAGCGCCGTCTGCGGCAAGCGACCAGCCACCCAGTTCGGCCAGAGCCGCCGCGATCGCGTCCTTGCCCAGTTTCTCTCTCGTCATGTTTGTTTCCTGTGCTATTTCGAGCTTTGACCCTCACCATAATGCATGTCGCCCAAAAGTGCGTCGCGGTTTCGGGACAACGACATGCACAAAAACGGCGCCGGATCGATGAGCGCGAAACCCATAAGATCCATCCTGTTCGTCTGCCTCGGCAATATCTGCCGCTCGCCGTTAGCCGAAGGCGTGCTGCGCGCCGTGCTGGCCGAGCACGGACCGGGCCGGTCCATCGTGCTCGATTCGGCCGCGACCAGCGGCTGGGAGGTCGGCTCGGCTCCAGATCCGCGATCGATCGCGATCGCGGCGCGCCATGGCATCGATATTTCCGGGCAGAGGGCGCGCAAGGTGGCGCCGGAGGATTTTGCCCGCTTTGATCTGATCCTCGGCATGGACCGCTCGAACGTCCGTGACCTCAGGGCTATCGCGCCGGCCGCCATGCGCGAGTGCATCCAGCTATTCCTGGAATTTGCCGACGGCGCCGCGCGCGATGTTCCGGACCCCTATTATGACGGGCCGGAAGCGTTCGCCGAGGTCTACCGCATGATCCGCGAGGCGTCGGAGGCGCTGGCGAGGCGGCTGGAAGCGCGCGCGTCGGCGCCGGACAGCGGCCAGGCCTCCTCGACGATGTAGGGGCCGCCGCCGACCGAATCGCGCGACGACATCAGCACGAAGCGACCGACACGGAAGGGCAACGTCGAGAAATTGCCGCGCGCCGAAAGATATTGCGCCACGTCGAGCGGGCTCGAATTGCGCAACCGCGCCAGCGTCACATGCGGCATGAACTTGCGCGGATCGGCCGGCAGGCCGAGCCGCTGGCAGATGCGGTCGATCTCGCCCTGCAGGGCGGTCAGATCCGGCGAGGCGGCGACGCCGGCCCACACCGCATGCGGCTTCTTCTGGCCGAAGGCGCCGACACCGGACAGCGTCAGCGGGAAGGACGGGCGGTGGACCCGGTCGAGCGCGTTGGCGATCTCGTCGGCGACATGGCCCTCGACATCGCCGATGAAACGCAGCGTCAGATGGTAGTTTTCGACGTCGATCCAGCGGGCTCCGGGCAGGCCGCCCCGGAGCAGGGACAGCGAAAGAGCGGCATCACGCGGAATTTCGAGGGCGGTGAAAAGACGTGGCATGGCAAGCCTCCTGTCCTCGAATCGAAACTCACGCTCCTAGCGAATCATCGATATCCAAGCGGAGCAAGCGGTTTGTTGGCGTTGCAGTTTCCCCAGCGGCAACCGTGACTTTCCTGCCTCACGACGCGCCGCCGGTCGCGGCAATCGACTTTTCCACCGTCGGCAATATGCCTTCGACCATCCTGTCGACGCCCCTGGCGTTGGGGTGCAGGCCGTCCTCGAGCTGCAGAGCGGGCATGCCGGCAACGCCATCGAGGAAGAACGGATAGAGCGGAACGTCGTATTTTTCGGCGAGCTTCGGATAGATGGCGTCGAAGGCGTTCTGGTAGTCGGCGCCGAGATTGGGAGCGGCGCGCATGCCGGCCAAAAGCACGGCGATCCTGCGCGCCTTGAGCTTGGCCAGCATCTCGTCGAGGTTGTTCTCCGGGATTGCGGGCGCGACGCCGCGCAGCATGTCGTTGGCGCCGAGCTCGAGGATCACGAGCCGCGTGCCGTCAGGCACCGACCAGTCGAGCCGCGCCAGCCCGCCGCTCGACGTGTCGCCGGAAACGCCGGCATTGGCGACGCTGACGTCGAGGCCCTTGGCGCGAAGCGCTGCCTGCAGCCTGTCGGTGAAACCTTCGCCGGGTCCGAGGTTGAAACCCGCCATCAGGCTGTCGCCGAAACCGACGATCTTGAAGGTCTCGGCGCCCGCCGACGACATGGCTCCGCCGAGCGCGGCGAAAACAATAAGGGCTGCTGCAAGAGTGTGTTTGAAAGCCATGCGGCAGGCCCCATATGAGCAAACAGTCTCGACGTGAGGGCGGATTGCTTTATCGAGCATCAGCCCTCACCCCACCATATAGGACGCTTTGATTTTGACAGAAGCCGTCATCGTGCTGAAAGACGTATCGCTGACGCTCGGTGAAGGCGCGTCCTCCGTACATGTGCTGAAAGGCGTCAGCCTCGATGTCGCGGCCGGCGAGGCGACCGGCATCGTCGGCCCATC
This window encodes:
- a CDS encoding low molecular weight protein-tyrosine-phosphatase, which codes for MSAKPIRSILFVCLGNICRSPLAEGVLRAVLAEHGPGRSIVLDSAATSGWEVGSAPDPRSIAIAARHGIDISGQRARKVAPEDFARFDLILGMDRSNVRDLRAIAPAAMRECIQLFLEFADGAARDVPDPYYDGPEAFAEVYRMIREASEALARRLEARASAPDSGQASSTM
- the thpR gene encoding RNA 2',3'-cyclic phosphodiesterase, producing MPRLFTALEIPRDAALSLSLLRGGLPGARWIDVENYHLTLRFIGDVEGHVADEIANALDRVHRPSFPLTLSGVGAFGQKKPHAVWAGVAASPDLTALQGEIDRICQRLGLPADPRKFMPHVTLARLRNSSPLDVAQYLSARGNFSTLPFRVGRFVLMSSRDSVGGGPYIVEEAWPLSGADARASSRLASASDASRIMR
- a CDS encoding arylesterase; this encodes MAFKHTLAAALIVFAALGGAMSSAGAETFKIVGFGDSLMAGFNLGPGEGFTDRLQAALRAKGLDVSVANAGVSGDTSSGGLARLDWSVPDGTRLVILELGANDMLRGVAPAIPENNLDEMLAKLKARRIAVLLAGMRAAPNLGADYQNAFDAIYPKLAEKYDVPLYPFFLDGVAGMPALQLEDGLHPNARGVDRMVEGILPTVEKSIAATGGAS
- a CDS encoding LysE family translocator, which encodes MSFIPDTATLIQFAVATVILAITPGPDMTLFVSRTLSQGRATGFASLAGALCGTLVHTTLVAVGVSALIVASPTAFFILKIFGAGYLVFLAWQAVAKGSAFSPEKQAGPQISLFRSWASGLGVNLLNPKIILFFMTFLPQFVSAHDPSAPGKLFFLGVMFMVLSTPVVVPMVLAAEKFSAAMKASPRVTRMVDYLFGGVFSAFALKILTAQAK
- a CDS encoding lytic murein transglycosylase, translated to MAFLAKGKIFAAVVTAVLALATGAQAAASCGKNGAGFEAWKQGFAAQAQAEGVGARGLAALAGATYATRTISADRAIHKAFSGSVEDFMKRRGASAIISKGRSLKKSNAALFDKIEATYGVPPGVLLAIWGMETGFGAAMGNQNTVSAIVTLTYDCRRPDYFYPHAIAALKLVDRGSLTAASVGAMHGEIGHTQFLPGNVLKYGVGNGNLRDRNTALASTANYLKGHGWQAGASYQANMGAIAGWNSASVYQQAIARIAEAIDGN
- a CDS encoding invasion associated locus B family protein; translation: MRGLIATVSSLVLVALAAPALAQSATKIGQHNAWGTYSYQASGGKVCYVLTVPTDKQPPTLDHGDMFFFVSQRPGQQVSYEPQFIAGYNFQEGSKATVTIDKKTFSMFTRGKSAWVENAAEEPVLIAAMKTGTDMKVSAKSGRGNPTSYVFSLKGISAALASIAKCK
- a CDS encoding 4a-hydroxytetrahydrobiopterin dehydratase, whose amino-acid sequence is MTREKLGKDAIAAALAELGGWSLAADGASIKRSFVFKNFSEAFAFMTRVALAAEKMDHHPDWSNVYKTVDVTLNTHDSGGVTALDIELAKKMNRYFGG
- a CDS encoding YkvA family protein, with the protein product MARQPGFDFFGFGDKLAGESEVREKFWRTAKKAARQIPFMEEVVAAYYCAMDKDTPLRAKGILVAALGYFVLPVDFIPDFVLGLGFTDDIAVLTAAITAVSAHITPAHRLAAKQAIADKS
- a CDS encoding argininosuccinate synthase translates to MSKTKNVKKVVLAYSGGLDTSIILKWLQTELGAEVVTFTADLGQGGELEPARKKAEMMGIKDIRIVDVREEFVADFVFPMFRANAVYEGTYLLGTSIARPLISKHLVEIARETGADAIAHGATGKGNDQVRFELSAYALNPDIKVIAPWRDWSFKSRTDLLNFAEQHQIPVPKDKRGDAPFSVDANLLHSSSEGKVLEDPWTEPPEFVHQRTVSPMDAPDVVTEIEIEFLKGDPIALNGKKLSPATMLAALNDLGRDNGIGRLDLVENRFVGMKSRGVYETPGGTILIAAHRAIESITLDRGAAHLKDEFMPRYAELIYNGFWFSPERLMLQAMIDKSQEDVEGTVRLKLYKGNVIVTGRKSKKTLYSDALVTFEDDRGAYDQKDAAGFIRLNALRLRTLAARTRKG
- the rlmN gene encoding 23S rRNA (adenine(2503)-C(2))-methyltransferase RlmN, which translates into the protein MTLSLDLTAEGARDALRASATSAEKPSLIGLTRAELGAALVEAGIVPERQAKMRAQQLWHWMYVRGVSDFAGMFNISKDLRAELDKHFTVARPEIVEEQISEDGTRKWLFRFPPRGAGRPVEIETVYIPEEGRGTLCISSQVGCTLTCSFCHTGTQKLVRNLTAEEILAQLLTARDRLGDFPDRDTPDGAIVPAEGRKVSNIVMMGMGEPLYNFEAVKKALLIASDGDGLSLSKRRITLSTSGVVPEIFRTGEEIGVMLAISLHATNDDLRDLLVPINKKYPLKELIAACRAYPGLSNAKRITFEYVMLKDVNDSIEDAKGLIKLLKGIPAKINLIPFNPWPGTNYQCSDWETIEKFADYINNAGYASPIRTPRGRDILAACGQLKSESERMRKVDRLALEAMMIAGHGEA
- a CDS encoding flavin monoamine oxidase family protein, which produces MSDVDVVIIGAGSAGLSAAKNLRAAGLSFKLLEAMDRIGGRAWTSDRHFGVPFDIGCAWLHAADRNPYFPEAQAAGWTLYHHDMNVDHLYYRQRKASEAEESEMKAADARLFELLAAHKVEDGDDDRLSALLARGRAPRAAATFAGPMDFGADEDEISILDFQAAADLDPNYFSKEGFGALVARFGADVPVELSTPVRRIFWNGPDVACVTDRGTIRAKAVIVTASPAVLAFEEIAFSPALPDAHFSAFFDLPMGMLTKLPVEISGTRLGLQPFDDLLIERLARHDIYFLCFPFDLDLMVGFVGGDFAWEMSAAGEAAGIDFVVDRLCDIFGAETRKHVGRAMMTNWGGERYVRGAYAAARPGRSEARATLMRPVADRIFFAGEHVAGPLIQTCGGARLSGESVARQVVAALAAK